The Aliidiomarina minuta nucleotide sequence GGTCGGTTCGCCAGGCCCTCGCAATGGGTTTCCTGCATGGCCCAGGTATGTGCTTCTTCAGCTTCCTGCTTCGACCAGTCAGGGCGAGCATAGGTGCCCAGCCGCACTATCTCATGCACCGGCATGGACCATTCCGGGCGCCCTTGCTGAGCCAGATAACCCCAGTCACGGGCACGCTGGCGACGACCCAGGTTGACGAGATCCTGGTCACGCCAATGGATAAAGCCGGACAATGGCGGCATCAAACCCGCCAGGGTTTTCAGCAAGGTGCTTTTACCACTGCCGTTCTCGCCCAGAATACAGGTGACCTGACCGGCCTCGAATGCAAGCTCAATGTCCTGCAGCACCTGCGGGCGACGCGGGTAACCGACGCTCAACTGCTGGCAAATTAACTTCTCAGACATAACGCCGCCGCAATAACAGTACCAGGAAAAAAGGTCCGCCCAGCAGGCTCATTAATACGCCGATTTTAAGCTCCGGCCCCGGGCTCAGCCACTGCGCCAGAGCATCAATCAGCAGCACAAAAACAGCCCCTGCCAGAGCAGATATCAGCAATAAATGACGGGGATTCTGTTTCACCAAGGGGCGTACCATATGCGGCACCATCAGGCCGACAAAACCCACAACGCCTGCAACCGCCACTGAAGCGCCGGTTAATAAAGCCACCCCGGTGAGCAAGCCCAGTCGTTGCCGGGTCGGATCAAACCCCATGCTGCTGGCGGTGTCTTCGCCTAAGGTTAACACCTGCAGATAACGGCCACCCCACCAGAGCAACAACAAACCAGCCACAATAAAAGGCAGCACCATCAACACCTGGTTCAAATCCCGGTGGGCCACTGAGCCCATTAACCAAAAGCTCATTTCCTGCATGGCAAAAGGATTCGGGGCCAGGCTGAGCGCCAGCGCAATAGCGCCGGAAAACAAAGCTGAGCAGGCAACGCCCGCTAATATGAGCGTCGTCACGGAAGCCGCGCGACCGGCAATAAGCATGACCAAAAGCAGGCCCAGGCCGCTACCGACCACTGCACTTAAAGGCAATAAAGCGGAATGCCAGCCCACTAAACCAAAATATAACACCAGCACGGCGAGCAAAGCGGCACCGCTGGAAACGCCCATAATGCCGGGTTCGGCCAGTGGGTTACGTAACAGCCCCTGCATAGCAGCACCGGCCATACCAAGCGAAAGCCCCACCAGCGAGGCCAGCAATAAACGCGGTAAACGAATCTCACTGACAATCTGCCAGTGCATGCTTTGTTCAGGGGTCAGGGAATCGGCGCTGATAACCGCCGATAAAGTAGTCCACACGGGCACGGCAGTAGCGCCCATATTGAGCAATAACAGCATCAGCACCGCCCAAAGTGCAATCAGTAGTCCTGCCCACTGGTTTACTTTCATGGTGTCACCTGTTGTTTTACCTGTTGCTTTACCTGTTGCTTAAAGGACTCGTGTGGCTCGCGTAATGCCTTGATAAAAGCCACCAGTTGTTGGCCCATGCAACCACTTAATTGCTGGTCAATATACAAAGCGCGCTGTGCCAGCAAAGGCTGCAGCGAAGCATGCAGGATATTACGGTGCGCCAGCGCAAAATGCTGTGGCCGGGCGCGGTCAGTGGTTAAGATAATGATATCCGGCTGCCAGGCCAGGATCTGCTCCGGCACAACAGTCACCAGGCCCTGTCCCCGACGTGCCGCCAGGTTCTCAGCACCCAGTGATGTCAGCACGTCATGCAGCAAAGTGCCACTGCCAAAACTGTAATGATTCGCTTGTATGGCCAGTACTTGTTTGTTCTCAAAAGCATTGCTCTCAAAAGCAGGCGCAGGCTGCAGCAAAGCAACGAGCTCCTGCTGTTTTTGCTGAACCCCGTCAGACAATCCTGTGGCTTTAGCAAACGCCTGCCAGAAGGCTTCCACCTCAGCTATTGAACTGGCTTCCGGTAGAATAGCGACTTCAATACCGTGCTGACGCAAGGCGCGAATAAGCAGAGGGTCATTAAAAGCATTGGCCAGCACCACGTCAGGTGCGCGCTGCAGAATATCTTCCAGTTGCGCGTTGTGTGTCGGGTACCCCTGATCAGCATGATAGTGAGTAAGCACTACCGACTGCTCTGCGGGAGCCAGGTCCATCAGCAAAGCGTCATAACACAGGTTCAGAGAAAGTACTGAAGGTGGCTCAGGCGAAGGTGCTTCAGCCGCGCTTGCCGAAGCCGCGGCCAGCCACATAAGCAAAACCGCGCAGGCGAAATTACATTTCAGCCAGCAAATCATCCAGACGTTGTGCCTGTTGCTCACGCAGCTCCGGCTCCAGATTAAAACGAGTAAAGAGTTCATCGCTGCAATTAATAACATCGACCATGCCAGCTACACTCCACAAGTCCTGCTCCAGCTGCTTGGCTTTATGCGCGGCATATAAATTAACGTATTTGAATTCATTGGCAATAAAACTGATATCCGGCTTACCGGTACGGCTAATCTCCAAACGCATGGCCAGCACTACGCCCTGTTCCATGCCATTGCGCACAAAAGCCTGCTCCACACTCGTCGACTTAAATTCATGCGCGAAGCGGCGCACTATTTTAAAATCATTGCCTTTTCTGCGAATAAAAGTAAACAGGGTCAATAACATCGGCCGTGACTGATTATCCAGTCGCAACCAGTGTCTTTTAATTTCCTGCTGCAGCACCGCTTCGTCCAGTAAGGGCCGCATACTGACCTTCTTCGAATCTTTCGACAGTCCCAGGCAAAGCTGCTTCATCACTTCATTCAGCGACGACACACCCACCTGACCGATGCTAAATTCGCCGCCCTTAGGGCGATGCAGATACAGCGGGAACGACATCATCGAATGGCTGTACAGGTTACGCAAACATAGCTGCAGGCCATGTAGACTAACCGACTGACGGGTAGCCAGTAATTCATCCAGGTTGCTCTCAATCATCTCAGCAATAAAATCACGCCCGGCGTGGGAAGACACATTAACGTCCACACGCAAATGCAAGGTATTGGCGTCCGAACTGACGTTCATTACTTCATAACGCAACCCTTTAAGGTCATGTTCTTTTCGGCGACGATTAAGTTGTGGCAGGTCAATTTCCACATAATCACCGGGCTTCACCTTGAGTGACTCTTCAATATCAATTTGCAGGCCCATGGTTGAAATATCGCGGGTGCTGCCCAGCGTGCTTTTATCGCCGACCCTTACCCGCGCCTGGGTGCGATAACCAAAACGGCTTTCAGAACGGAAATTCACGAAATCATAAGACACGCGCTGCAGTTCCGACGGTAACTTATGTGAAACCATGAAATCTTTTAATGCCGTCAGCTCTTCCCGGCTGCATTCATAATGCTGATAGTTTTTGACTGTCGGCGTGATATCACTAAGCAGGCCGACATGGGTCAGTCCGCCCAGTTGCTGCATTACATCAGGAGCTGGCGGCCGCTGTAAATGTTTCTCACGCTCCAGTATTTCTTTTGGCAGGGTCACTGGCAGCCAGGCTTTACCGGCATCCAGCACACTGAAATTAAAGCGATATACTTTAAAACTCGAAGTACGGCTGGCGAAACCGAGGAAAATACGGCGCAGCTCAGGGTCAGCAAGCTCGCTGTCGGTCGCTGAATAAAAATATACCTTGCCTTCGCGCAGCACCTGAAAACAAAAAATCAGATCGCTGGCTATTCCATCTGAGTTATTCTGCAAGGTTTTAAGGTAACGGGTCAGTCGCTTTCCGGTAAACAAAGACGGTAGCTGAATCTGGTTTTCTTCGTTCAGCCAGTCGTCCAGTATAAATGAGTTGTTCTGCGTCTCCAGTGCCATAGCGCTGAACATACGTTTCTCTTTACGCCGGAAAAATAACGGCAGGCTGCGCATGCGGGGAAAGTAGAACTGTTCATGGCCTTTAATAACCAGAGCGCTGTAAGTATTGTCTATATTCACTTTGTAACGGCGTTTATAACCGTTAATGAAACGCAGCATGAAGGCATCAAACTGGCTTGACTCAAAGTCCACGTCGCGCAGCAAGCGCAGGTACTGAACACCTTTATCCTGATCCACGGCTTTTACATCGTAGGGGACTTCAAGGTTAGGGTCGAAAGTAAATTCCTGCGCCAGGCCGGTAAAACGGACTCCTATCTGCTGCCCCTGATTAAACTCTACTCCGGGCGGTAGCTTAATGCGCATACCGCTGACCGAAATATTGGTGGTCATAGCTTCTACATCTTTACCGTCAGGAGCTTTCAGCATGACAGGAACGGTGAAGTTCATGCGCTCTTCACTGCGATGAAAATAACGACCAAAGGTAAAATAAGGCACTTCAAGATGGCCGATATCAGAGACAGCAGCTGCCACCTCTTCTGCCGGCTGGGGAACTCCACCGCGCTGGCTGCGTTCGCGTGCAGCCTGAATACGGTCCCGGGCAGCCTGGGCCCGCTTTTTCTCCCGGGCCGCCAGCACCCGGTAGTTATTTTCGGCGTTATGCACCTGTTCGTAGGTATCTTCAGTAAACACGCCGCGATAGCGATCCAGTCCCGCTTCAAAAATCTGAATCGCGACTTCATCCATATAATGCAGCACACCTTTGTGCTTGTAGGGGCGGCAATGGCCATCCACGCGTTTACGTAAATCTATGGCTTTTTTGCACGGACGCGCCAGCCGTCGCAATTCACCTTTCAGCTTGAAGCGATCAGGCCCCGACATCTCATTAGTCAGAGCGGCGAAAATCGAATCAAACTCAGGTTCATTAACGACAGGTTTTAGCTGTTCAATTAATTGTTGCTTGGCAACCGTGTCCATTTATAGGCTATCCTGCATTTTCTCGTTATTATGTTGACTATTAGCAGTATCGACCCATTATCGTAAGTCTTAACGGGAATGTCGATACCTTACCGAGTATCCAGGAGCAATCAGATAACCGCCATGGCTAAAGTAAAGCAAAAAACCGCCTATGTATGCACCGAATGTGGTGCTGACTTCCCGCGCTGGATGGGTCAGTGCAGCGAATGCAAAGCCTGGAACACCATTTCCGAGGTACGTCTTGGCAGTGGACCCGCGCGTCATCAGCAACCCCCTGGCCGGGCTGGCTTTACCGGCATGGTGGATGCCAAAGTACAAACCTTAAGCGACGTCGATCTGCAAAAGGTTCCGCGCTTTAGCAGTGGTTTTGCCGAGTTTGACCGGGTATTAGGCGGCGGTGTCGTACCAGGTTCCGCTATTTTAATCGGTGGTTCGCCCGGCGCGGGTAAAAGCACCCTGCTGTTGCAAACCATGTGTCAGTTATCCGAACACATGTCCGCTTTGTATGTCACCGGCGAAGAATCTTTGCAGCAGGTAGCCATGCGCGCTCAGCGTCTAAAGCTGCCTACTGATAAATTACGCATGCTGGCGGAAACCTCGGTAGAAACCATTTGCCAGCTCGCAGATCAGGAAAAACCCGCGATTATGGTGATTGACTCCATTCAGGTCATGCACCTGAGTGACATTCAATCAGCACCTGGTAGCGTTTCGCAGGTGCGCGAAACCGCCGCTTATCTGACCCGCTACGCCAAACAGAATCAGGTAGCTATTATCATGGTTGGGCATGTCACCAAAGACGGTTCTCTGGCCGGGCCTAAGGTACTGGAACACTGCATTGACTGTTCGGTTCTTCTCGATGGCGACAGCGACGCCCGTTATCGCACCATGCGCGGTACTAAAAACCGCTTCGGCCCGGTTAATGAGCTGGGAGTCTTTGCCATGACCGGCAGTGGCTTAAAAGAAGTGACAAACCCGTCAGCTATTTTCTTATCCCGTGCCGACGAACATGGTAGTGGATCGGTAGTCATGGTGATCTGGGAAGGAACCCGCCCGCTTTTAGTGGAAATACAGGCATTGGTCGACCATTCGCAATTGTCCAACCCCCGCCGCGTAGCCGTTGGCACCGAACAGAACCGCCTCGCGCTGTTACTGGCGGTATTGCATCGTCACGGCGGGTTAGCATTGGGTGACCAGGATGTCTTTGTCAATGTTGTTGGTGGTGTGCGTGTCACCGAAACCGGTTCCGATTTAGCCTTAATGCTGGCTATAGTGTCCAGCTTCAAGAACACCCCCCTGCCCCGCGATATGATCATTTTTGGCGAAGTCGGCCTCGCCGGTGAAATCCGCCCCGTGCCCAATGGCAGCGAACGCCTGAACGAAGCCGCCAAACACGGCTTCCGCCGCGCCATAGTCCCCATAGCCAACGCCCCCAAAACCAGCCCCGCCGGCATGGAAGTCATAGGCGTAAAAACCATAGCCCAAGCCCTGGAACACTGCTAAAACAACGGGTCACCGCAATACATGTAGTAACTGGCTCAGGTCTTTTTCGTCGATGCAATAGTCTGCGACTTCGCGCAATACGGGTTTGGCGTTAAAAGCAACGCCAAAGCCTGAGGCCTGCAACATCAACTTATCATTGGCACCATCGCCGACTGCCATTGTCTGCGAGCGGGGCAAGCCATATTGCTGGGTAAGGTTAATCAGCGTGTCGGCTTTGACCTGGCCGTCCACAATACGACCTCCAACTTTGCCTGTCAGTTGATCACCTTCAAACTCAAGAAAATTACTCACCACCACATCGAAGTTGAAACGGCGCGCTACCTCATCGGCAAACCAGGTAAAACCGCCCGACACCAACACCAAACGCCAGCGATTCTCGCGCAAGACCTTTAATAGCTCAGCGGCTCCGGGCATAATCGGCAACTCATCACGAATGGCATCCAGCATCGCCAGCTTAACGCCTTTAAGGGCGGCTACACGCTCACGTAAGCTTTGCGCAAAATCCAGCTCACCCAGCATAGCTTTTTCAGTAATAGCCGCAACCTGGTCTCCACAGCCCGCTACACGAGCTATTTCATCGATGCACTCCATATCAATAAGAGTTGAATCCATATCAAAAACTGCCAACCCTCGTTCCTTTAATAGCGGCGCAGGTCTTGGCTGATGACTATCAATAGAGGTACTCACGGGTGTGTTCACTCAGATTCCTTATTTATTTGTTTTTTCTGATCTAATCTCTTAACTGTAGCAGGAGAATTTTTTCTGCGCGCTACTAATTTATTGCCTCTGCGAAGTGCTTATTATAAAGTGTCCCGCATGCAGACATCCCTTATTAACTGGTCAAAACATTGGCTCATCTCTGGAGAGCACCTGTACCGGCGCATTTTGCAGTTTGCAGTGGCGGTCTTTTTGGCTATCTGGATTTTACAAACCTGGTACAGCACTGAGAAACAAGGTGAAGAAGTGCGCGTTCTGCATACCGAGCAGCTAGCCCGGGTAATTTTATCGCAGGCGGTACACGAAGCCCGTATCTGGTTATCGAATGATAACAGTGAAGGTCTTGAAGGCCTGGCTCAGCATCTGCAAAATCAGGATGGCATTCTGGAAGTTTCTATTCAGGACTCGCAAGGCAAGCCGCTCGTGCGTTCCGGCCATGATCAGGATGTGCACTCTTTTCTAAGAGAATTGCCGACTCACATGTGGGCTGTGCCTATGGTCAAACAAATCGAAGATCTTGCCGACGGTAATATTTTTGGCTACATGCGTATTACGTTCGACTACAATCGTATTATGGCCGACTCGCATGTTTACCAGCGCGCTTATATGCAGCAGACAGGGTTTATGCTTTTTCTTGCGGCTCTGGCTGGTGCGTTAGCTGCCACCGCATTTCTTAAACGCCGTCCACGACCCACTCCGCCAACGGAATAATTCAACTCATGGCCGCGCTTATCGACAGCCACTGCCATCTGGATTTTGCAGCATTCGACGAAGATCGCGCTGAAATGTTAATGCGCGCCCATCAGGTCGGCGTCACCCATTTTGTCGTCCCCGGAGTTACCCAGAAACAATGGCCGCGCCTGCGGGAACTGCAAAAACGCTATCAAAACTGGCATATCGCCTTTGGTTTGCATCCCTACTTTATTGAACAGCATGAAGAAAATCATCTGGAAATGCTCAGTCAGCAACTGCACGAAGGCGGTGCCGTAGCGGTAGGTGAAATTGGTTTAGACGCTACCTGCCCGGATATCAGCAAACAAAAAGAGCTACTGAAAGCACAACTTAAATTAGCCGCCGAGTTTGAATTGCCAGTTATTTTACATCACCGCAAAACGCTGGATGAAATGCTCAAGATGGTTAAGCAGGCGGGAATCGAGCACGGCGTTGTACACGCCTTTAGCGGTAGTCAGCAACAGGCTGAGCATTGGATTGAACAAGGCTTTAAGCTAGGTGTAGGCGGTGTCATTACCTACGACAGAGCTAATAAAACCCGCACTACTATTAGCAAAGTACCTTTGCAAAGTTTATTGCTGGAAACCGACAGCCCGGACATGCCCATGTGCGGCAAACAAGGCGAGCGCAACGAGCCCGCCTATATAACCCGCGCCCTCGACGCCTTATACGAACTCCGCGAAGAACCCCGCGACCAGGTACGTGCAGCTCTTTGGCAAAACACCCTGCAACTTTTCAAGATCGGTTAAAAAAACGGGGTCAGAGCTAAAATTCACCACTTCGCGGTGGTGAATTTTAGCTCTGACCCCGTTTTTTCAATGTTCCCGGGTGTGGTCGAATTTGATGTCGGGGTAGCGCTCTTGAGTTAACCCCAGGTTGGCCATGGTTGGTGCTATATAAGTAAGATTATCACCACCATCCAACGCCAGGTTGTGCTCGGTTTTACGTCTGAAATCATCCAGCTTTTTAGCGTCATCACTGTAGACCCAACGCGCCGTCGCCACCTGAATATTCTCGTAAATAGCATCCACGTTGTATTCAGACTTCAAACGATGAACCACAACATCAAACTGCAGCACGCCTACCGCGCCGACAATCAGATCGTTGCTGACTAAAGGCCTGAAAACCTGTACCGCGCCCTCTTCGGAAAGCTGAACCAACCCTTTCAGGAGCTGCTTTTGTTTTAAAGGGTCGCGCAAACGAATACGGCGGAACATTTCAGGAGCAAAATTCGGAATGCCGGAAAACTTAAAGCTTTCACCCGACGTGAACGTATCGCCAATCTGAATAGTCCCGTGGTTATGCAAACCGATAATGTCACCAGGATAGGCTTCTTCTACATGCTCACGGTCGCCGGCCAGGAACGTCAGAGCATCTGCAATGCGCACCTCTTTGCCAATGCGCACATGCTTCATCTTCATGCCTTTCTCGTACTTACCCGACACGATACGCATAAAAGCTACACGGTCACGGTGGCGCGGATCCATATTTGCCTGAATTTTAAAGACAAATCCGGAAAAGTCAGGGTTGCTTGCCTCAACGGCTGAACCCGTATCTGTTTCCCGGGAAAGCGGCGTAGGTGCCCATTCAATCAGGCCATCAAGCATATGATCAACGCCAAAATTACCCAACGCCGTACCAAAGAATACCGGTGTCAGCTCTCCGGCCAGGAACATTTCCAAATCAAATTCATTAGAAGCCCCCTTGACCAGATCAATCTGGTCGCGCAGTTCATCGGCGTAATAGCCGAGACGCTCATCCAGCTCCGGATTATCCAGCCCTTTAATCACATCCATTTCCTGGATTCGGTGGCCCTGTCCGCTCTTGTACAGAATGGTTTCATCACGCAATAGGTGGTAAACGCCCTTAAATTCCTTACCCGAACCAATTGGCCAGCTAACCGGCGCGCACATGATTTTTAGAACGTCTTCTACTTCATCCAACAAATCCAATGGGTCGCGAATGTCCCGATCCAGCTTGTTCATAAAGGTTAAAATTGGCGTATCACGCAGGCGAGTTACTTCCATTAACTTAATGGTTCTGTCTTCAACACCCTTGGCCGCGTCAATTACCATCAGGCAGGAATCCACCGCAGTCAGTGTCCGATAGGTATCTTCTGAGAAGTCTTCGTGGCCCGGGGTGTCCAGCAAATTAACCAGCTGCTCATGATAAGGAAACTGCATCACAGAGGTGGTCACCGAGATGCCCCGCTCTTTTTCCATTTCCATCCAGTCTGACTTCGCGTGCTGGCCTGACTTTTTACCCTTCACAGTCCCGGCTTTCTGCAGCTTTTGACCATGCAGAAGTACTTTCTCGGTGATGGTTGTTTTACCAGCATCCGGGTGCGAAATGATAGCAAAAGTGCGACGCTTCGCGACTTCCTGGGCAACGGCCTTGGCCAAATCAGACATGAGGAAACTCTTTTTTCAACGGGAATTCAAAGATACCGCGGATTTTACACCAAAGCCCCGCCCGTAAACAGACCCGCGGATAAAAACGGGGTCAGAGCTAAAATTCACCACCGCAAAGTGGTGAATTTTAGCTCTGACCCCATTATTTTTTACTAAGCCAGCGGCTTAAGGTGGTGTATGGGATCTCGAAAAACTTAGCCAGTTCAAGCTTGCTATAACTACCGCTTTTATAAGCTTCTATAACCGCTTTTTTCTTACCGCTATAACGTTCCTTATAGTGAGCCAAAGGCCAGGCTGGTGGGCGACTTTGACGACGGCTAACTCCACTCGATTTTGAACGCACTGTGCGTTTATTTAAATGCGCCCTGACAAACTCCTTATCACCCAAAAACACCTGATTTGTGAGTAACTTCTGCATATCCAACTCTTCCTTATCAAGGATATACTGCTCGAACTTACCCAGCGCCAGCGGCAGGCTCTGCGCAAAATGAGCGAGCACTTCATGTACGGCAAGCCAGTCAGGGGCTTCATAACGCCCTATTGTGGCATTGTAACTGGACCAGTAATACTGTCTCGGATGGTCGAAAATATTCGCTTTTACCGGATTTTGTAAAACGTAGCGAAGCAGGATTTTATAATAGTGATGAGTATCCACTAAAATCCCGGTAAAACGTCCCTGAAACAAGTGCCCACAACGCTCATGTTTGCGGTTTATGCGTTGCGTAAATACGCCGTTCAAGAAGTGCATTCCCTTGGAGAGATTAGCCTGTGGCGTTTCCACAAGAATGTGATAATGGTTTGTCATCAGACAATAAGCATGCACAATCCAGCCAAAACGCTCGCATGTCTGCTCCAGCGTATCCAGAAAAGTCCGGTAATCCTGTCGATCAAAAAAGATATTCTCCCGCTTATTACCTCGCGACATCACGTGATAAAAAGCGCCCTCAAATTGAATCCGCAGCGGTCTGGCCATAGCAATTCCCTCGCCATTAAAGTCCCACTATTCAAGTTAGCGGTAAGGGGCAATGGCTGCTACGGCGATATTGCGGATAAAAACGGGGTCAGAGCTAAAATTCACCACCGCAAAGTGGTGAATTTTAGCTCTGACCCCGTCGTTTTGATTCAACGCAAGGTGTTTCTACAGAAGCTCGACTATCATTGGCATGACTTCTTAACGGTATTCATTAAGTATATGGCGGAACAACAGGTTGTTTTTAGTGCAAAGGGATTAACCAAGGTTTACACCATGGGCGAGGTGGAAATTCATGCTTTGCGGGGTGTGGATCTTGAACTTTACCGCGGTGAACTGGTGGTTCTGCTTGGGGCGTCTGGTTCTGGCAAGTCGACCCTGCTTAATATTCTCGGCGGCCTTGATGCCCCCACCGGGGGCGATGTGCGCTATGGCGAGCAACACCTTACCGGCGTCAGTGATCGCCAACTTACCTTATTCCGACGCGAGCATGTCGGCTTCGTATTCCAGTTTTATAATCTGATCCCCAGCCTCACTGCCCGCGAAAACGTGGCAATAGTGACCGAAATCGCAAAAAGTCCAATGACCCCGGAAGAAGCGCTCGACCTGGTTGGCCTCAAAGACCGTATGGACCACTTCCCTGCTCAGCTTTCAGGCGGTGAGCAGCAGCGCGTCGCTATTGCCCGCGCGGTCGCAAAAAAGCCAGCGGTGCTTATGTGCGACGAGCCGACCGGCGCACTGGACTCCAAAACCGGCATCAAAGTTCTGCAAGTACTGAAAGACATAAACCAGGAGCTTGGCACCACCACTGCCGTCATTACCCACAACGAAATCATCGGTGAAATGGCCAACCGCGTGATCCGCCTCAGCGATGGCCGGGTTAGCGACATCCACATTAATGAGCAAATCAAGAACCCCGAGGAACTGCACTGGTGAAGCCGCTCACGCTCAAATTATGGCGCGATTTACGAACTATGGCAGGCCAGGTAGCAGCCATTGCTACGATTATTGCCGCCGGCGTGATGGTGCTGATTATTACCGTCAGCAATCTCGACGCTATCCGTCTTTCAACCACCGCCTTTTACCAACAAAACAACTTCGCCGACATCTTCAGCGAGGCTCGCAGAGCCCCCAACTCACTGGTCGAACGCGCGAATAATATCGACGGCGTCAGTCTGGCAGAATCGCGCATCAGCACCATGGTC carries:
- a CDS encoding transposase, which encodes MARPLRIQFEGAFYHVMSRGNKRENIFFDRQDYRTFLDTLEQTCERFGWIVHAYCLMTNHYHILVETPQANLSKGMHFLNGVFTQRINRKHERCGHLFQGRFTGILVDTHHYYKILLRYVLQNPVKANIFDHPRQYYWSSYNATIGRYEAPDWLAVHEVLAHFAQSLPLALGKFEQYILDKEELDMQKLLTNQVFLGDKEFVRAHLNKRTVRSKSSGVSRRQSRPPAWPLAHYKERYSGKKKAVIEAYKSGSYSKLELAKFFEIPYTTLSRWLSKK
- a CDS encoding ABC transporter ATP-binding protein, whose protein sequence is MFLQKLDYHWHDFLTVFIKYMAEQQVVFSAKGLTKVYTMGEVEIHALRGVDLELYRGELVVLLGASGSGKSTLLNILGGLDAPTGGDVRYGEQHLTGVSDRQLTLFRREHVGFVFQFYNLIPSLTARENVAIVTEIAKSPMTPEEALDLVGLKDRMDHFPAQLSGGEQQRVAIARAVAKKPAVLMCDEPTGALDSKTGIKVLQVLKDINQELGTTTAVITHNEIIGEMANRVIRLSDGRVSDIHINEQIKNPEELHW
- the prfC gene encoding peptide chain release factor 3, with amino-acid sequence MSDLAKAVAQEVAKRRTFAIISHPDAGKTTITEKVLLHGQKLQKAGTVKGKKSGQHAKSDWMEMEKERGISVTTSVMQFPYHEQLVNLLDTPGHEDFSEDTYRTLTAVDSCLMVIDAAKGVEDRTIKLMEVTRLRDTPILTFMNKLDRDIRDPLDLLDEVEDVLKIMCAPVSWPIGSGKEFKGVYHLLRDETILYKSGQGHRIQEMDVIKGLDNPELDERLGYYADELRDQIDLVKGASNEFDLEMFLAGELTPVFFGTALGNFGVDHMLDGLIEWAPTPLSRETDTGSAVEASNPDFSGFVFKIQANMDPRHRDRVAFMRIVSGKYEKGMKMKHVRIGKEVRIADALTFLAGDREHVEEAYPGDIIGLHNHGTIQIGDTFTSGESFKFSGIPNFAPEMFRRIRLRDPLKQKQLLKGLVQLSEEGAVQVFRPLVSNDLIVGAVGVLQFDVVVHRLKSEYNVDAIYENIQVATARWVYSDDAKKLDDFRRKTEHNLALDGGDNLTYIAPTMANLGLTQERYPDIKFDHTREH